A genomic window from Corynebacterium fournieri includes:
- the rsmI gene encoding 16S rRNA (cytidine(1402)-2'-O)-methyltransferase, translating into MADTHPALPTTGVVLAATPLGNIDDASERLRQALAQADVVAAEDTRRTRALASALGVEISGRVVSNFDHNEETRRGELLQAARAGVVLVVTDAGMPIVSDPGLALVAAAHDAGVPVTCLPGPSAVTTALALSGLNVGHFIFDGFAPRKSGARRAWLASLVGERRAVCCFESPHRIEQLLIDARDVLGPTRRAAVCRELTKTYEEVKRGTLAELADWAAEGVRGEITLVIEGGAAEDAEPEDLVDRVLSLVDDGARMKDAVKSVAKDAGVKVGDLYDASVSAREGALGDSSN; encoded by the coding sequence ATGGCCGACACTCACCCCGCACTCCCGACAACTGGTGTGGTGCTCGCCGCCACGCCGCTGGGCAATATCGACGATGCCTCCGAGCGTTTGCGCCAGGCGCTCGCCCAGGCCGACGTTGTGGCCGCCGAAGACACGCGCCGCACTCGCGCCCTCGCGTCCGCGCTTGGGGTGGAGATCAGTGGGCGGGTGGTTTCCAACTTCGACCATAACGAGGAGACGCGCCGTGGCGAGCTGCTGCAGGCGGCACGTGCGGGTGTGGTGCTCGTGGTCACGGACGCCGGGATGCCGATTGTGTCTGACCCCGGGCTCGCGCTCGTCGCCGCGGCGCACGATGCCGGCGTGCCGGTGACGTGCCTCCCCGGCCCGTCTGCAGTGACAACCGCGCTGGCGTTGTCTGGTCTCAACGTCGGCCACTTCATCTTCGACGGCTTTGCGCCACGCAAATCCGGTGCCCGCCGCGCGTGGCTCGCCTCGCTCGTCGGCGAGCGCCGCGCAGTGTGTTGCTTCGAGTCCCCGCACCGCATCGAGCAATTGCTTATCGACGCCCGCGACGTCCTCGGCCCGACCCGCCGTGCCGCAGTCTGCCGAGAACTCACCAAAACTTACGAGGAGGTCAAACGGGGCACCCTCGCCGAACTCGCCGACTGGGCTGCCGAGGGGGTTCGCGGCGAAATCACCTTGGTAATCGAGGGCGGCGCCGCCGAAGACGCGGAACCGGAAGACCTGGTGGACCGCGTGCTGTCGCTTGTCGACGACGGAGCGCGGATGAAAGACGCCGTGAAATCCGTGGCTAAGGATGCTGGCGTCAAAGTCGGCGACCTCTACGATGCGTCGGTGTCCGCACGGGAAGGAGCACTAGGTGATTCCTCCAACTAA
- a CDS encoding zf-HC2 domain-containing protein, which produces MISHEEVQKALSARIDGEPSGLDDAVVDAHVSGCPECRAFLDRSLALTQQLHGDDIEAFAPPQDLSSVILAGVDDEWRRFARRREVGIAVGRVLLGVMAVVWVLWAVRLIIAGGDEPVVASTASVRFGVALALGFTAWRPQQIPGVLLIVGTMFTFTVGFAVRDAVLGTGQFELAGVLIPLLSLVALVWTWVADRGGALRRAWQLLDARPY; this is translated from the coding sequence GTGATTAGCCACGAGGAAGTGCAAAAGGCGCTGTCCGCGCGTATCGATGGGGAACCGTCCGGTCTCGACGACGCCGTCGTGGACGCCCACGTGTCCGGGTGCCCCGAGTGCCGCGCCTTTTTAGACCGCTCCCTCGCTCTGACCCAGCAACTCCACGGCGATGACATAGAAGCATTTGCGCCGCCGCAGGACCTCTCGTCCGTCATCCTCGCGGGCGTGGACGACGAGTGGCGCCGCTTCGCCCGCCGCCGCGAGGTGGGCATCGCTGTCGGGCGTGTACTCCTCGGCGTGATGGCCGTGGTGTGGGTGCTGTGGGCTGTGCGCCTGATCATCGCCGGCGGGGACGAACCCGTGGTCGCCTCCACCGCCTCCGTGCGATTCGGCGTGGCGCTGGCGCTCGGCTTCACGGCGTGGCGCCCGCAGCAGATCCCCGGGGTACTGCTGATTGTCGGCACCATGTTTACCTTCACCGTCGGCTTCGCCGTGCGCGACGCGGTGCTCGGCACAGGGCAGTTCGAGCTCGCCGGGGTGCTCATCCCCCTGCTCAGCCTGGTTGCGCTGGTGTGGACGTGGGTCGCCGACCGCGGCGGGGCGTTGCGCCGGGCGTGGCAGCTTTTGGACGCCCGCCCTTACTAG
- a CDS encoding dolichyl-phosphate-mannose--protein mannosyltransferase, with the protein MTTIASTPNPAGPPSGTEAAPPGTSGALRPTRPAPEAPVTVPWTRRDTIAAWAIGILALLTRFIGLVQPTSSDTPVFDEKHYVPQAWDMVRSSFNPVLGGIESNPGYGLVVHPPLGKQLLAMGETLFGYTPLGWRLMTGLFGTAVIVFVFLLARRVSQSTNIGLLAGIIALFDGVLLVSAKFGMLDVFQVLFVVMAAWTLAGDMRQVHHRWHDAWLAGKLEDAGPFGPRMGFRWWRFATGVLLGLTLAVKWSGLYYIMFFGLLSAFWDLFLRRRYGVEKPISGTLLRDVPSALASIVLIPAVLYLWSWRAWFASETSVYRHSLSDGTIAGSEWPWLTNLPEPVAGWFYYHFSVLKFHASLTSSSGHSHPWDSKPWAWLVSARPILYYSATDLDCSVAPGDGKCREMIYMFGTPAIWWLTVPVLLWACWVWLTRKDFRVIVPVVAFAAGFLPWLAAFDRQMYFFYATALVPFTAVLLALALGNLANKGGPVTWSWVNKVAGFEMRWGQLAAVVYVALVVASFIYWSPIFYGFRIPDSYYESLMWLPSWK; encoded by the coding sequence GTGACCACTATCGCGAGCACCCCGAACCCCGCCGGACCGCCCTCCGGCACCGAGGCAGCGCCGCCCGGCACTTCAGGCGCCCTGAGGCCTACCCGCCCGGCGCCCGAAGCACCTGTGACTGTGCCGTGGACGCGCCGCGACACGATCGCCGCCTGGGCCATCGGAATCTTGGCGCTGCTCACCCGCTTCATCGGCCTGGTGCAACCCACCAGCTCCGACACACCGGTCTTCGACGAGAAGCACTACGTGCCGCAGGCCTGGGACATGGTGCGCAGCTCCTTCAACCCCGTCCTCGGTGGCATCGAGTCCAACCCGGGCTACGGCCTCGTCGTGCACCCGCCGTTGGGCAAGCAGCTGCTGGCTATGGGCGAGACGCTGTTCGGCTACACCCCACTGGGGTGGCGCCTGATGACTGGCTTGTTCGGCACCGCCGTAATTGTCTTCGTGTTCCTGCTGGCGCGGCGAGTGAGCCAGTCCACCAACATCGGACTGCTCGCCGGCATCATCGCGCTGTTCGACGGCGTGCTGCTGGTCTCCGCCAAGTTCGGCATGCTCGACGTTTTCCAGGTCCTGTTCGTGGTGATGGCAGCCTGGACGCTCGCTGGCGACATGCGCCAGGTCCACCACCGCTGGCACGACGCGTGGCTGGCAGGCAAGCTCGAAGACGCTGGCCCCTTCGGCCCGCGCATGGGCTTTCGCTGGTGGCGCTTCGCCACCGGTGTGCTGCTCGGCCTGACGTTGGCGGTGAAGTGGTCGGGCCTGTACTACATCATGTTCTTCGGCCTGCTGTCCGCCTTCTGGGACCTGTTCCTGCGCCGCCGCTACGGCGTTGAAAAACCCATTTCGGGCACTCTGCTTCGCGACGTCCCTTCGGCGCTCGCCTCCATCGTGCTCATCCCCGCCGTGCTGTACCTGTGGTCTTGGCGCGCCTGGTTCGCCTCCGAGACCTCCGTGTACCGGCACTCGCTGTCTGACGGCACCATCGCCGGTTCCGAGTGGCCGTGGCTGACCAATCTGCCGGAGCCGGTTGCCGGCTGGTTCTACTACCACTTCTCGGTGCTGAAGTTCCACGCCTCCTTGACCTCCTCGTCCGGCCACTCCCACCCGTGGGACTCCAAGCCGTGGGCGTGGCTGGTCTCCGCGCGCCCGATCCTCTACTACTCCGCCACGGATCTGGATTGCTCCGTCGCTCCCGGCGACGGCAAGTGCCGCGAGATGATCTACATGTTTGGCACCCCCGCCATCTGGTGGCTGACTGTGCCGGTGCTGCTGTGGGCGTGCTGGGTGTGGCTGACGCGCAAGGATTTCCGCGTCATCGTCCCGGTGGTTGCGTTCGCCGCGGGCTTCCTGCCGTGGCTGGCCGCCTTCGACCGCCAGATGTACTTCTTCTACGCCACCGCCCTGGTGCCGTTTACCGCGGTATTGCTGGCGTTGGCGTTGGGCAACCTGGCTAACAAGGGCGGGCCCGTGACGTGGTCGTGGGTGAACAAGGTCGCGGGCTTTGAAATGCGCTGGGGCCAGCTCGCCGCTGTGGTCTACGTGGCGCTGGTGGTGGCCAGCTTCATCTACTGGTCGCCTATCTTCTACGGCTTCCGCATTCCGGACAGCTACTACGAGTCGCTGATGTGGCTGCCGAGCTGGAAGTAG
- a CDS encoding substrate-binding periplasmic protein — MASFLLVRVQPPRAVQSVQVLTSDWEPYVNPVEENGGTVGEIVVSVLASSGYAAQVTEDNWDSGLEKVDAGTAFGIFPMVKSEERLDKFEYSEPLVDFRYVLFKRSDEPVSSEVLAGDLSQVRVGRIDGYDYWPQLDASGADFRDFPSTSAGFQALRDGEIDLLAESDVVGNATLTSAEFVGDASWFEIVESDNPALSSTDSVYFLVRKSDLSGAVMERFNQSLEQFKQSERYRELVSSLGGVPDDVILVGDGLVEVSDPAGEPLGAIPPGVRARVVAWPDELHPGSRLEVKMLDGPLAGRIATVDLEHVEVSGV; from the coding sequence GTGGCGTCGTTTCTCCTCGTGCGCGTCCAGCCCCCGCGCGCTGTGCAGTCCGTGCAAGTGCTCACTTCAGACTGGGAGCCGTATGTCAATCCCGTGGAGGAGAATGGTGGCACGGTCGGCGAAATTGTCGTCTCGGTGCTGGCGAGTAGTGGCTACGCCGCGCAGGTTACCGAAGACAATTGGGACAGCGGCCTGGAGAAGGTGGATGCCGGTACTGCGTTCGGCATCTTCCCGATGGTGAAATCCGAAGAGCGGTTGGACAAGTTCGAGTACTCCGAGCCACTCGTGGACTTCCGCTACGTCCTGTTCAAACGCAGCGACGAACCCGTGTCTTCCGAGGTACTGGCCGGCGATCTTTCACAGGTCCGAGTCGGCAGGATCGATGGCTACGACTACTGGCCGCAGCTTGATGCCTCAGGCGCCGACTTCCGCGACTTCCCCTCAACGAGCGCCGGATTCCAGGCGCTTCGCGACGGTGAGATCGACCTCCTCGCCGAATCCGATGTCGTGGGCAACGCCACCCTTACCAGCGCAGAATTCGTCGGAGATGCCAGCTGGTTCGAAATCGTCGAAAGTGACAACCCCGCGCTTTCCTCCACAGACAGCGTCTACTTCCTCGTGCGCAAAAGCGACCTGTCGGGTGCGGTCATGGAACGCTTCAACCAGTCGTTGGAGCAGTTCAAGCAGTCCGAACGCTACCGTGAGCTCGTGTCCTCGCTCGGCGGTGTCCCTGACGACGTGATCCTCGTCGGTGATGGGCTCGTCGAGGTGTCCGACCCCGCTGGGGAGCCACTCGGGGCAATTCCGCCCGGCGTGCGCGCACGGGTGGTCGCCTGGCCAGACGAGCTGCACCCCGGCAGCCGACTCGAAGTGAAAATGCTCGACGGGCCGCTGGCGGGCAGAATCGCCACCGTCGATCTGGAACACGTGGAGGTGAGTGGTGTTTAA
- a CDS encoding DoxX family protein has protein sequence MNRPAVRDFALLVLRLVLGAVFVAHGYNHWFEIGMAETGRLFAALGVPQPQLSAYLTGTVELIGGAFLAVGLLTTITASILALLVLSAGYFVHLGHGFFVDGGGVEYVLVLAASLFIITVFGTGRASLDGVLTRD, from the coding sequence ATGAATAGGCCCGCTGTCCGCGACTTCGCGCTGCTTGTGCTCCGGCTCGTGCTGGGTGCGGTGTTCGTGGCCCACGGCTACAACCACTGGTTCGAGATCGGCATGGCGGAAACCGGCCGCCTATTCGCCGCGCTCGGGGTGCCGCAGCCGCAGCTGTCCGCCTACCTCACCGGCACGGTCGAGCTCATCGGCGGGGCGTTTTTGGCGGTGGGGCTGTTAACGACGATCACCGCCTCCATCCTCGCCCTTCTGGTGCTTTCCGCCGGGTACTTCGTGCACCTGGGCCACGGCTTCTTCGTCGACGGCGGCGGGGTGGAATACGTCCTCGTGCTGGCCGCGTCGCTGTTTATCATCACCGTCTTCGGCACCGGCCGCGCCAGCCTGGACGGAGTGCTCACCCGTGATTAG